The sequence CGGAAGGAGGTGATCTCGCGCGCCAGCGCCAGGCCGGCGGAGTTGATCAACCGCATCAGATTGAAGGACAGGCCCGCGTCCTTTTTCAGCACCTCCTCGATCGCTTCGGGCTTGGCCTGCTGGCGCAGCAGATTGATCAGCTGGATGGTGTAGCCCTGGGCGGGCGCCAGCATGCGGGCCTGTACCGGGGCCGGCCGTGCAAACGGAAAGCCCTGGAAGTAGCGAATGCCCAGCGACTGCAGCATGGCGTGCTGCTGGGCACTGTCCACCCGTTCCGCCACGATTTGCGCCGGCGTGTGGCGCTGGGCATAGCCGACCAGAACGGCCAGCTGGCCGTCGCGCAGCACACCCAGGTCCAGCTTGATGTAGTCAGCCAGCTGCAGCCAGGCGGCATAGGCCGACTCCAGCACGGTGTGGGTAAAGGCCAGGCGAAAGCCCCGCAGGCGCAAGGCCCGCAAGATGGGCAGGCGGGCCTGCACCTCGCTGGTGGCGGCCGAGCCCAGCGAGGCCACTTCCAGCACCACGCGCTCGGGGCTGACCAGCTCCAGCTGGCCGCTGGCCATGCTTTCGTGGGAGCATTTGACGAAGAGGGGGCGGAAATTGACCGGGTCTTCGCCGCCGGTATGGGCCAGGGCCGCAAAGATCAGGCTGACATCCTGGGGGGCGCTGTGCGCGGCCGGGCTGCGGGAGCGGCTGAACAGCTCATAAGCCACCACATCGCCTGCCTGGTTCACGATGGCCTGGCGCGCAATCATGGCGCCCGAACGGGGCACCTCAGCAGCGGGAGGCGGGGCAGCAGCAGACGGGGGCTCGAAAGACGGCGGCGGGCTCATGAAGACAGGGTCTCTGCCGCAGCGAGGCGGCAAAGACAGAGGGGAAGCAAACGCCGGGCATCATGCAGCACATGTGCCGCTCTTGTCGATGCTTTGCGTCAAAACCTTGCTACATCACCTGCTGTAGCCATTCCAGCTCGGCCTGGGTAAAGCCGGCCTGCAGACGGGCTGCGGTGTTGAAGGGCGGGCGCAGGCGCGGGGCCTCGTAGCGCGCCGTCAGCTCCAGGTACAGCGCCTCGGGGTCCAGCCCCTGCTGCTGGCACAGCCAGCGGTACCAGTGGTTGCCTATGGCCACATGGCCGACTTCCTCGCGCAAGATGATGTCCAGAATGTCCACGGCCGCCAGGGCATCGACGGCCTTGGTATTGCGCAGCTTGAGCTGGATCTGCGGCGTGGCGTCCAGGCCGCGCGCCTCCAGCGTGCGCGGCACCAGGGCCATGCGGGCGGTGATGTCGTCGGCGGTCTTCTCGCACATGGTCCACAGCCCTTGGTGGGCCGGGTGGTCGCCATAGTCCTGGCCGTGGTGCTGGCGCAGGTGGTCGCGCAGCAGCAGAAAATGTTTGCCTTCTTCGGCCGCTACCTGCAGCCAGTCGCGGTAATAGGGCTCGGGCATGCCGGCAAAACGCCACACAGCATCCAGCGCCAGGTTGATGGCGTTGAACTCGATATGGGCAATGGCATGGATCAGCACGGCCCGGCCTTCGGCTGTGCCCGGGGCGCGGCGGGCCACCTCGGTGTGGTGGCGCAGCGGGGGGCGTTCCGGGCGGCCGGGCAGCGCGGCCGGGTCCATGGCCGGCAGCTGTGCATCGGCTGCTATGGAATACAGAGCTTGCTGCGCATGTAGATCAAGCGCTGCAAGGGCTTTTTGTTCGGGGTCCGTGAGGCGCAAGACCTCCAAGGCACGGTGGCGTAGCTCCATCTTTACAATTTTAGGTTCCACAACAAAACCAATGGAGACAGTCCCCCATGGCAATTTACGAACTTGACGGCGTGGCGCCAGTGATTCCCGCATCGGCCTGGGTGGCCGACAGCGCCGAGGTGATGGGCCGGGTTGAATTGGGCGAAGACGCCAGCATATGGTTCGGAGTCGTGGTCCGTGGCGACACAGACCACATCACCATAGGCGCCGGCAGCAACATCCAGGACGCCAGCGTGCTGCATGCCGATTTCGGCGCGCCGCTGACCATTGGGGCCAACGTCACCGTGGGCCACCAGGTGATGCTGCATGGCTGCACCATTGGTGATGAATCCCTGATCGGCATTGGCGCCGTGGTGCTCAATGGGGCGAAAATCGGCAAGAACTGCCTGGTGGGCGCGGGTTCGCTGGTCACCGAGGGCAAGGAGTTTCCCGATGGCTCCATGATTTTGGGCAGCCCCGCCAAGGTGGTGCGCCAGCTGAGCCCGGAACAGATCGAAGGCCTGCGCCAAAGCGCACGCCACTATGTACTGAATGCGCAGCGCTTCAAAAGCGGCTTGCGCAAGCTCGGCTGAACTGCCGGGCTTTTTTTGAGAAATGAGACAGCGTGTCTGAACTGCATAAATTCCTTTTCGACGGCCAGCCGGTGCGCGGCATGATCGTGCGCCTGACCGATGCTTGGCAGGAAATCCTGAGCCGCCGTGCCAGCAACACCGAAACAGGCCCCTACGCCACGCCCGTGCGCGAGCTGCTGGGCGAGATGGCGGCCGCCGGCGTGCTGATGCAGTCCAACATCAAGTTCAACGGCGCGCTGGTGTTGCAGGTCATGGGGGACGGCCCGGTCAAGCTGGCCGTGGCCGATGTGAACTCCGACCTCACGCTGCGCGCCACCGCCAGCGTGCAAGCTGCCGTGGCGGATGGCGACGGCCTGCCCGAGCTGGTGAACCTGCAGGGCGGTGGCCGCTGCGCCATCACACTGGACCCCAAGGACCGCCGCCCCGGCCAGCAGCCCTACCAGGGTGTGGTGCCGCTGCAGGACGCCGACGGCAAGAAGTTCGCCCGCCTGCAGGACGCGCTGCAGTTCTACATGCTGCAGTCCGAGCAGCTGGAGACCACCATCGTGCTGGCTGCCAACGACCAGGTGGCCGCCGGCCTGATGATCCAGCGCATGCCGGTCAAGGGCGAGGCCAATCTGGCCGGCGCCACCGAAAGCGACGCCCAGGGCGATGACCGCAACGGCTTCAACGAAGACTACAACCGCATCGCCCACCTGGCCGCCAGCCTGACGCGTGACGAGCTCTTGAGCCTGGATGTGGAGACCATCCTGCACCGCCTGTTCTGGGAGGAAAAGCTGCTGCGTTTTGCCCCCCAGCAGGACGAGGAAACCGGCCCCCGCTTTGCCTGCACCTGCAGCCGCGAACGCGTGCAGAACATGCTGCGCTCGCTGGGCCAGGAAGAGGTGGACAGCATCGTGGCCGAACGCAGCCATGTGGAAGTGGGCTGCGACTACTGCGGCCAGCAATACCATTTCGACGCCATCGACGCGGCCCGCCTCTTTGCCGACGCGGCCACGCAGCCGCCAGCGTCCAGCGTGGTGCAGTAAAGCCGTTCTTGCGGCTGCGCTCGCGCGACCAGGCCTTGCTGCGGCAAGGCCTTTTTGTTGGGGAGCGGGTTGCGGAGCGGGGGAGTGCCAGGCCCAAAGCGGTCACGGCAAAGCCGGCTGACGCTGGCGGCTGGGCCCCGTCATGCGAAGTCCGGGGCAGCAGTGGCCACCGGCGCATCCGTCATCGGGCCGGCAGCGCTCCTTCTGCGTCGATGGCTTTTTGCACCTCGCGGTAGAAGCTTTCACGCGCTGCGGTGGCCTCCGGGTCTCGCGCCCCGCCGGCCCAGCTGGCGTTGGAGACGATCACCAGTTTGCGTTGGGGGTCGATAAAAATGCCCTGGCCAAAAATGCCGCGGGCCGTGTAGCTGCCATCGTCATAGGTCCACCACTGGTAACCGTAGCCGCGCCCAGGGAGGCCGATCTCGGTGCGCTTGGTGCTCGCCTCGGCCCACCAGCCATCGGGCACGATGCTCTGGCCGTTGACCTTGGCGCCATTCAGTATGAACAGGCCCAGGCGGGCATAGTCGCGTGGCGAGGCCTGCACGCAGCACCCGCCAATCTCCTTGCCGGTTTTGCTCACAATCCACGTGGCCTGCTGCTCCATGCCCGCAGGGCCCCAGACCTTCTCGGCCAGATAGGTGGCCAAAGGCTTTTGGGTGGCCTGCTGCACCAGCGTACCCACCAGATTGGTCTCGCCCGTGCTGTACAGCCAGCGGGTGCCGGCCGGTGCTTCGCGCGGAAGTTTGCGCATATAGCTCACCAGGGCTTCCATGCCTTTTTCCGGCTGGTGGTTGTTGAACTTGGCCACGTCCGAGTTGGGATCGGCGTAGTCTTCATTCCACTTCACGCCGGAGGTCATGGTCAGCAGCTGCCGCACGCTCACCTCGTCGTAGGCCGAGCCCTTGAGCTCGGGAATGTAGATGCTCACCTTGTCGTCCAGGCTCTTGATGAAGCCATCCTTCACCGCAGCACCCACCAGCGTGGAGGTGAACGACTTGGCGACGGAAAAGCTGGTCCAGCGCCCCGTGCCATCAAAGCCCAGGCCATAGCGCTCCAGTCGCAGCTTGCCGTCATGCACCACCAGCAGCGCGGCACTGCGCTGGCCCGCCATATAGGCATCCACATCGCTCTTGAGCTTGAGCGGCGCGCCTGGGGGCAAGGGGGAGACGGTGCCACTGGCCGGCACCACATGGGACTTGGCGAGCAGGGGGATGCGGTCCAACGCGCGAAAGGCGGCGTCGCGTTGCGGCTGCGTCCAGAACAGCACATCGCGATTGGTCGGTACCGTAGCCAAAAGCCCCCGCGTCTCCTTGTCCAGGCTGAACCAGCCGCCCACGGCGGCAGCACCCACAATGGTCAGAGTGCCCAGCATCCGTTTTTTCAAAGACAAGTCCGTCTCCTTATCGTTGGGGGAATCCACCATCCAGGGCATGGGCGGCGCGGTACACCACGCTCGCTGCCTATCGTCTGCACAGATGCAAGCAACGCTGGCAGGCCGGCTCCCGGCCGCATTCACACGTCATTTGCGCCAGTGTGGATGCTTTCATGGGGTAAATCGATAGGGGGTATCTCGCCTTTGCGACGGATCGGTCCTGAGATCGTGAACACACTCTTACGCAATGGCTGCTATGGTTTTTTGAGTGCCAAGGGCCTGTCTTGCAGGGGCTGAATACGCTGCAGCTGTCGGTATTGCATGGGCGTCAGCCCCAGCAGCTTGCGAAAGGCTGCGCCCATGTGCGATTGGTGGGCAAAGCCGCAGTCCAGGGCAATGTCGGCCAGGCTGGCATGGCCTGCGCGCAAGGCCGCACGCGCCGACTGCATGCGGGTTTCGACGATGAAGGCATGGGGTGTCATACCCACCTGCCGGGTGAAGCCGCGCAGCAATTGCAGCGGCTGCAAGCTCTCAGCCCCTGCCAGATCGGCAAGGGTGAGGGGCTGGTCGAATTCGGCATGGATGCGGTCCAGCACACGCCGGTAGCAGGCCTGCTGGACTGGATTGGAGATGCGTGTGGGGGGGATGGGGCCAGCCAAAAATTCCCATGCCGCTTCTTCCACGGCGAGCCGGTCTGGCTCGGCTGCCAGCAGGGCGTGGCGCAGGCGCTGTGATGCCGCCAGTGCCTTGGCCTGGCCCGTCCAGGAGTGGCGGCGCTGCGGCATGCCGGCGTTGGACAGTACATCGTCCGAGGCCCAGCGTAGCACCAGGTACTCGCCGCCCACGGCCGATTCGGAAAAGACATCGACACCGGGTGGTGTGTACGACAGCGTACCGGGCCAGGTGTCAAAGTCTTGGCGGCGGTCAGAGCCAATGGCATGCACGCCGCGCTGGCGCTCCAGCGCGATACCCAGCGCGTGCATGCGCGCAGGGTCGCTGCCGCTGTAGGCCTTGCGCGCCAGCAGTTCCACCTGAATCAGCTGATCAGGCGCAGGGGCTTGTAAACAGGGCGAATCGCGCATGGAAAGGGCGGCAGGGCGAGGTGAAATTTCATGATAGACCATGGGCGCCACTCCCAGGACACTGGCGGCATGACAGCACACACCACATTGCTTCCGGACATTCCCCGCGTCATCGGCCTGGTGGGCGGGATGAGCTGGGAATCCAGCGCCCTCTACTATCAGCAGATCAACCAGGAGGTGCGCCGCCGCCTGGGCCCGCTGCGCTCGGCCAGGCTGTTGATGTACAGCGTGGATTTTGGCGCCATTGAGCTGGCCCAGCGCGAAGGCCGTTGGGACGATGCGGCTGCCATCCTGGCAGATGCCGCACAGCGCCTGCACCGTGGCGGCGCCGATGGGCTGGTGCTGTGTACCAACACCATGCACAAGGTGGCCGCGGCGATGGAGCAGGCCGTGCCCATTCCACTGCTGCATATTGCCGACCCCGTGGGCCGTGCTGCGCAAGCCATGGGTGCGAGCGCGATTGGCCTGCTGGGCACGCGCTTCACCATGGAGCAGCCTTTTTTGCGCGAACGCCTGGAGCAGCAATGGGGGCTGCAGGTGCTGGTGCCCGATGCCGAGGAGCGCAGCGAGGTGCATCGCATCATTTATGACGAGCTGTGCGCCGGCGTCATTGATGCGGGCTCGCGCCAACGCTACCAGGCCATCATTCAGCACCTGGCCGCACGCGGCGCGCAGGCCGTGGTGCTGGGCTGCACGGAGATCACGCTGCTGATCCAGCCCACCGACAGCGCATTGCCCGTGCTGGACAGCACCAGACTGCATGCGCTGGCGGCCGTGGACTTTGCCTTGGATGGATCCGCCGCAATGCCAGAATGCAGCCCTTGTTAGCACCGTCATAAGGGAAATCGATGCGAACACTGGACGCGCTGCTGGATGCGCATGATCCGGCTTTGCCACTGATCAAAGCCTGGGCCCAAGACGCCCGCGTCCCCGTGGAGCTACTGCCCCCTTCGGCAGAGCGGGACGCCGTGCTGCTGGCGCTCCAGGTAACCACTCGCTCCCCGCTGGGGGCGCTGGCGCATGGCACTGGCGGCATCCTGGTCGATGGCGGCTGGCTGCGCATGCTGGGCTCGGGCCATCCCCGGCTCACCCGCCAGCTGCATGGTTGGAACCAGGGGCGCAGCCATGGATTCTTGTTGATTGCGGATGATGCCGTGGGTGGCTTTTTTGCCATCAATGGCGGTGGTTTGGGTGAGGATCTGGGCAAGGTCCACTACCTCGCGCCGGACACCTTGGCCTGGGAGTCGTTGGAGATAGGTCACACGGCTTTTGTGCAATGGGCTTTCAGCGATGGGCTGGGCGACTTCTACCGCGATCTGCGCTGGGAGGGGTGGCAGCGCGATGTGGCGGCCCTGGATGGCGACAGCTGTTTCAGCTTTTATCCCTTTCTGTTCACCGCACAGGGCGCGGTGCAGACCAGTGCACGCAAGCCCGTACCCGTGGCGGAGCACTATGCCTTCGTGCAGCAAGTAGGGG comes from Comamonas sp. GB3 AK4-5 and encodes:
- a CDS encoding ferritin-like domain-containing protein, whose translation is MELRHRALEVLRLTDPEQKALAALDLHAQQALYSIAADAQLPAMDPAALPGRPERPPLRHHTEVARRAPGTAEGRAVLIHAIAHIEFNAINLALDAVWRFAGMPEPYYRDWLQVAAEEGKHFLLLRDHLRQHHGQDYGDHPAHQGLWTMCEKTADDITARMALVPRTLEARGLDATPQIQLKLRNTKAVDALAAVDILDIILREEVGHVAIGNHWYRWLCQQQGLDPEALYLELTARYEAPRLRPPFNTAARLQAGFTQAELEWLQQVM
- a CDS encoding EAL and HDOD domain-containing protein is translated as MSPPPSFEPPSAAAPPPAAEVPRSGAMIARQAIVNQAGDVVAYELFSRSRSPAAHSAPQDVSLIFAALAHTGGEDPVNFRPLFVKCSHESMASGQLELVSPERVVLEVASLGSAATSEVQARLPILRALRLRGFRLAFTHTVLESAYAAWLQLADYIKLDLGVLRDGQLAVLVGYAQRHTPAQIVAERVDSAQQHAMLQSLGIRYFQGFPFARPAPVQARMLAPAQGYTIQLINLLRQQAKPEAIEEVLKKDAGLSFNLMRLINSAGLALAREITSFRQAVLLLGLKKLFRWAALLLMASKFGDLPSSVGQTAVVRGRLMELLALELLGEEEADQAFVVGVFSLLDMMLHIPMPKALQLVQVPDAVSAALLRREGVLGELLTLVQACEDRSQHLHHRSATLSRLSDAQINHAHLQALAWMDNLAT
- a CDS encoding serine hydrolase domain-containing protein, which codes for MSLKKRMLGTLTIVGAAAVGGWFSLDKETRGLLATVPTNRDVLFWTQPQRDAAFRALDRIPLLAKSHVVPASGTVSPLPPGAPLKLKSDVDAYMAGQRSAALLVVHDGKLRLERYGLGFDGTGRWTSFSVAKSFTSTLVGAAVKDGFIKSLDDKVSIYIPELKGSAYDEVSVRQLLTMTSGVKWNEDYADPNSDVAKFNNHQPEKGMEALVSYMRKLPREAPAGTRWLYSTGETNLVGTLVQQATQKPLATYLAEKVWGPAGMEQQATWIVSKTGKEIGGCCVQASPRDYARLGLFILNGAKVNGQSIVPDGWWAEASTKRTEIGLPGRGYGYQWWTYDDGSYTARGIFGQGIFIDPQRKLVIVSNASWAGGARDPEATAARESFYREVQKAIDAEGALPAR
- a CDS encoding helix-turn-helix transcriptional regulator; amino-acid sequence: MRDSPCLQAPAPDQLIQVELLARKAYSGSDPARMHALGIALERQRGVHAIGSDRRQDFDTWPGTLSYTPPGVDVFSESAVGGEYLVLRWASDDVLSNAGMPQRRHSWTGQAKALAASQRLRHALLAAEPDRLAVEEAAWEFLAGPIPPTRISNPVQQACYRRVLDRIHAEFDQPLTLADLAGAESLQPLQLLRGFTRQVGMTPHAFIVETRMQSARAALRAGHASLADIALDCGFAHQSHMGAAFRKLLGLTPMQYRQLQRIQPLQDRPLALKKP
- a CDS encoding Hsp33 family molecular chaperone HslO; the protein is MSELHKFLFDGQPVRGMIVRLTDAWQEILSRRASNTETGPYATPVRELLGEMAAAGVLMQSNIKFNGALVLQVMGDGPVKLAVADVNSDLTLRATASVQAAVADGDGLPELVNLQGGGRCAITLDPKDRRPGQQPYQGVVPLQDADGKKFARLQDALQFYMLQSEQLETTIVLAANDQVAAGLMIQRMPVKGEANLAGATESDAQGDDRNGFNEDYNRIAHLAASLTRDELLSLDVETILHRLFWEEKLLRFAPQQDEETGPRFACTCSRERVQNMLRSLGQEEVDSIVAERSHVEVGCDYCGQQYHFDAIDAARLFADAATQPPASSVVQ
- a CDS encoding gamma carbonic anhydrase family protein, whose translation is MAIYELDGVAPVIPASAWVADSAEVMGRVELGEDASIWFGVVVRGDTDHITIGAGSNIQDASVLHADFGAPLTIGANVTVGHQVMLHGCTIGDESLIGIGAVVLNGAKIGKNCLVGAGSLVTEGKEFPDGSMILGSPAKVVRQLSPEQIEGLRQSARHYVLNAQRFKSGLRKLG
- a CDS encoding aspartate/glutamate racemase family protein, yielding MTAHTTLLPDIPRVIGLVGGMSWESSALYYQQINQEVRRRLGPLRSARLLMYSVDFGAIELAQREGRWDDAAAILADAAQRLHRGGADGLVLCTNTMHKVAAAMEQAVPIPLLHIADPVGRAAQAMGASAIGLLGTRFTMEQPFLRERLEQQWGLQVLVPDAEERSEVHRIIYDELCAGVIDAGSRQRYQAIIQHLAARGAQAVVLGCTEITLLIQPTDSALPVLDSTRLHALAAVDFALDGSAAMPECSPC
- a CDS encoding DUF2625 domain-containing protein is translated as MRTLDALLDAHDPALPLIKAWAQDARVPVELLPPSAERDAVLLALQVTTRSPLGALAHGTGGILVDGGWLRMLGSGHPRLTRQLHGWNQGRSHGFLLIADDAVGGFFAINGGGLGEDLGKVHYLAPDTLAWESLEIGHTAFVQWAFSDGLGDFYRDLRWEGWQRDVAALDGDSCFSFYPFLFTAQGAVQTSARKPVPVAEHYAFVQQVGGEDLP